One genomic window of Citrobacter sp. Marseille-Q6884 includes the following:
- a CDS encoding ogr/Delta-like zinc finger family protein translates to MRRKRLKSRHHLTAGAWNMRVLKIECPECGSKAVIRKTNRKHRQIADIYCACSDVECGHTFVMNLTFSHTLSPSAKTGDAMVQKILNALSPDQRQMALDLLKATPAA, encoded by the coding sequence ATGAGGCGAAAAAGGCTAAAATCCAGGCATCATTTAACAGCTGGAGCATGGAATATGCGAGTTCTGAAAATCGAATGCCCGGAATGCGGCTCAAAGGCTGTTATTCGTAAAACAAACCGGAAGCACCGGCAGATTGCGGATATTTACTGCGCCTGTTCAGATGTGGAGTGTGGCCATACGTTTGTGATGAATCTGACGTTCTCCCACACTCTCAGCCCCAGCGCGAAAACGGGTGATGCGATGGTGCAGAAAATACTGAATGCACTTTCACCCGATCAGCGCCAAATGGCATTAGACCTACTGAAAGCGACTCCCGCCGCCTGA
- a CDS encoding replication endonuclease yields the protein MTLAINEQCYAVDAWRRETFAPGTPADATITERRLWAVNPQDYEWRSQYLHEIPDWLAGYFGNRYEKLLTGRDGRRRANTFLRKTIGGNVLPRLRKVAARYKLAADTLDLPFGKSLERLPSLDRPDLKKLAGQVSGWISQLLYDFTEQFDSGTDDARELHRRTLESYRNLCACCLMLNNQPPYWAEHEANEGQLDMRKAESGILRMMAPEWWYQRLKRARDVQREHMAIAVGQVQKAASAYVSRKTLGEWIDQKKRNLEFFKKFDLLNDEGLRIALDSMVHRSVANPAIRRCELMVRMRGFEDMANEEGLAGEFYTITAPSRFHAVHSKGGFVSQWDGCTPQDTQRYLCGVWAKARAAISRAGIHIFGFRVVEPHHDGTPHWHMLLFMRPRDVDTVRDILCYHARITDSEELQTPNALKARFHVEAIDPAKGSATGYIAKYISKNIDGFALDGEQDDETGENLRDMAKSVSAWASRWRIRQFQQIGGAPVTVWRELRRLRDQVLTDRRMDAVLAAADVGDWAAYTQAQGGALVARRDLVVRLAYEITEQGNEYAEDVQRVQGVYSPLVPDSAVCTRLVKWQKVAKLAEAPAEAGFSGGNAAPWSSVNNCTEGGTRRRLKLELRSRGFDGSDDEIAILMRGSGLRFGQVALIYRNGRLQETRSEPMHELWPGWL from the coding sequence ATGACGCTGGCAATAAACGAACAATGTTATGCCGTTGATGCCTGGCGACGTGAAACTTTTGCGCCAGGTACACCGGCAGATGCGACAATCACAGAACGCCGCCTGTGGGCTGTTAACCCACAGGATTATGAATGGCGTTCCCAGTACCTGCATGAGATACCCGACTGGTTAGCCGGGTATTTCGGTAACCGTTACGAAAAGTTATTAACTGGCCGTGACGGGCGTCGCCGTGCCAATACATTCCTGCGCAAAACAATCGGCGGGAATGTATTGCCACGTCTGCGCAAAGTGGCTGCACGTTACAAGCTGGCCGCTGATACGCTTGATCTTCCTTTTGGTAAGTCGCTGGAGCGCTTGCCGTCATTAGACCGTCCTGATCTTAAAAAACTGGCTGGCCAGGTCTCTGGCTGGATTTCGCAGTTACTTTATGACTTCACCGAACAGTTTGATTCAGGCACTGACGACGCCAGAGAGTTGCACCGCCGCACTCTGGAATCTTACCGCAACCTTTGTGCATGTTGCCTGATGCTGAACAATCAGCCCCCGTACTGGGCTGAACATGAAGCCAATGAAGGCCAACTAGACATGCGTAAGGCTGAATCCGGGATACTGCGCATGATGGCGCCAGAATGGTGGTACCAGCGTCTTAAACGAGCACGAGACGTGCAGCGTGAACATATGGCCATAGCCGTGGGGCAGGTGCAAAAAGCAGCCAGTGCTTATGTGTCACGTAAAACCCTGGGCGAATGGATAGACCAGAAAAAGCGGAATCTTGAGTTTTTTAAAAAGTTTGACCTGCTGAATGATGAAGGGCTGCGTATTGCACTGGACAGCATGGTGCACCGCAGTGTTGCAAATCCGGCGATCCGTCGCTGTGAGCTAATGGTAAGAATGCGAGGATTTGAAGATATGGCCAACGAAGAAGGGCTGGCAGGTGAGTTTTACACCATCACCGCGCCATCGCGTTTTCACGCGGTACACAGCAAAGGGGGCTTTGTTTCACAATGGGATGGCTGCACCCCGCAGGACACCCAGCGCTATTTATGTGGTGTATGGGCGAAAGCCCGCGCCGCTATTTCCCGGGCAGGTATCCATATTTTTGGTTTTCGTGTGGTAGAGCCTCACCACGATGGGACACCACACTGGCACATGCTGCTTTTTATGCGTCCCCGTGATGTGGATACCGTGCGCGATATTCTTTGCTATCACGCCAGAATTACCGACTCCGAAGAACTGCAAACGCCAAACGCGCTAAAGGCACGTTTCCATGTTGAAGCCATCGATCCAGCTAAAGGTTCGGCTACGGGTTACATCGCCAAATATATATCCAAAAACATTGATGGGTTTGCGCTGGATGGTGAGCAGGACGACGAAACAGGGGAGAACCTGCGGGATATGGCCAAATCCGTTTCTGCATGGGCTTCCCGCTGGCGCATTCGCCAGTTTCAGCAGATTGGCGGTGCGCCGGTGACTGTCTGGCGCGAATTACGCCGGTTGCGTGATCAGGTACTGACTGACCGCAGAATGGATGCGGTTCTGGCTGCTGCGGATGTTGGGGACTGGGCTGCATACACCCAGGCGCAGGGTGGTGCACTGGTTGCCCGCCGAGATCTGGTTGTTCGTCTGGCTTATGAAATCACAGAGCAGGGCAATGAATACGCAGAAGATGTGCAGCGCGTTCAGGGTGTCTATTCTCCATTGGTTCCAGATTCGGCGGTATGTACGCGCCTGGTGAAGTGGCAGAAGGTTGCGAAGTTGGCCGAAGCGCCAGCGGAGGCGGGTTTTTCTGGCGGCAACGCCGCCCCTTGGAGTTCTGTCAATAACTGTACGGAGGGTGGAACCCGCAGACGGTTAAAACTGGAATTGCGCAGCCGGGGTTTTGATGGTTCTGACGATGAAATAGCCATTCTCATGCGGGGTAGTGGTTTGAGATTTGGCCAGGTGGCATTGATTTACCGTAATGGCCGGTTGCAAGAGACACGAAGCGAGCCAATGCACGAGCTGTGGCCGGGGTGGTTGTAG
- a CDS encoding DNA adenine methylase — MAVKTPLKWVGSKARLMPQLLPHLPEGKRLIEPFAGSCAVMMNTDYDEYLIADVNPDLVNLYKTMAYQTDALLIELEALFSAGSLGDEESRAVFYYAVRDTFNQSGKSFGSESVEAAARFLYLNRHCFNGLCRYNRRGQFNVPFGKYKKTYFPADEIRAFAEKAKRATFITAHYSETLDLVRDGHDVVYCDPPYLTDTDNFTAYHERGFSHMDQGRLARKLRRLAERGVKVVASNSDLEMVHYLYAGFEAVKVNAPRSVGAAASSQKVAAELILKWPLPAALEASA, encoded by the coding sequence ATGGCCGTTAAAACTCCGCTTAAGTGGGTGGGCAGCAAAGCCCGCCTTATGCCACAGTTGCTTCCCCATCTGCCGGAGGGTAAGCGCTTGATTGAACCTTTCGCCGGTTCCTGTGCTGTCATGATGAATACGGATTATGACGAGTATCTGATCGCTGATGTGAATCCCGACCTGGTGAATCTGTATAAGACAATGGCCTATCAGACTGATGCATTGCTCATTGAGCTGGAGGCTTTATTTTCTGCCGGTTCATTAGGCGATGAAGAAAGCCGCGCTGTGTTCTATTACGCGGTGCGTGATACCTTCAACCAATCAGGCAAATCCTTTGGTTCTGAATCTGTGGAAGCTGCGGCGCGTTTTCTTTATCTGAACCGTCACTGCTTCAATGGCCTGTGCCGATACAATCGCCGTGGCCAGTTCAATGTTCCTTTTGGTAAGTACAAAAAAACGTACTTTCCTGCTGATGAAATCCGCGCTTTTGCTGAAAAAGCGAAACGTGCAACGTTCATTACTGCCCACTATTCAGAAACGCTTGATTTGGTGCGGGACGGGCATGACGTTGTTTATTGTGATCCGCCTTACCTGACTGATACTGACAATTTCACCGCTTACCATGAGCGTGGTTTTTCTCACATGGATCAGGGACGGCTGGCGCGTAAGCTGCGCCGCCTGGCTGAACGTGGAGTTAAGGTTGTTGCGTCAAACAGTGATCTGGAAATGGTGCATTACCTTTACGCAGGTTTTGAGGCCGTAAAGGTTAATGCGCCGCGCAGCGTTGGTGCGGCAGCTTCAAGCCAGAAAGTGGCGGCAGAACTGATACTTAAATGGCCTTTGCCGGCAGCGCTTGAGGCCAGCGCATGA
- a CDS encoding DUF2732 family protein, giving the protein MHMTHQDLPATKSGTDLLAMLTKATQEGKAAAADLCSTRLDKLATHAANEGLSATEIVELIREEAAAICSKGGAAWQ; this is encoded by the coding sequence ATGCACATGACACACCAGGATTTACCCGCAACGAAATCAGGTACTGACCTTCTGGCCATGCTCACCAAAGCCACACAGGAAGGTAAAGCCGCAGCTGCTGATCTATGTTCCACCCGTCTGGATAAGCTGGCCACCCACGCAGCCAATGAAGGTTTAAGCGCAACGGAAATCGTTGAGTTAATCCGCGAAGAAGCTGCGGCGATTTGCAGCAAAGGCGGTGCCGCATGGCAGTAA
- a CDS encoding phage portal protein yields MSKKNRFVKRNPRGDKSKKMSIITFGKPEPVLTTGTDYRDIWYDNAADHFTQPIDRLALAQLINLNGQHGGIIHARKNMIVSDYLGGGLTYDQLEAAAFDYTTFGDIAIGKIRNGWGEVIALEPLPGLYIRRRKVRDNATDQPGDYVVLQDGEPQVWPQEDIIFIKMYDPQQHIYGLPDYIGGVHSALLNSEAVIFRRRYYHNGAHTGGILYTRDPSMTDEMEEEIEQQLRDSKGIGNFSTILVNIPGGDGDAIKFIEMGDISAKDEFANIKNISAQDILNAHRFPAGLAGIVPQNTAGLGDVEKAERIYKKSEIAPIQRRFMTAVNNDPEIPERLHLNFDLSYTESTDKDAA; encoded by the coding sequence ATGAGTAAAAAAAACCGCTTCGTTAAGCGCAACCCGCGCGGCGATAAGTCCAAAAAAATGAGCATCATCACATTCGGCAAACCAGAACCCGTACTGACCACCGGCACGGATTACCGCGACATCTGGTACGACAATGCCGCCGATCACTTTACCCAACCGATTGACCGGCTGGCACTGGCACAACTTATCAATCTGAATGGTCAGCATGGCGGCATCATCCACGCCCGGAAAAATATGATTGTGTCTGATTATCTGGGCGGTGGCCTGACTTACGACCAGCTGGAAGCTGCGGCGTTTGACTATACAACCTTCGGGGATATTGCGATTGGCAAAATCCGCAACGGATGGGGGGAGGTGATTGCCCTGGAACCTTTACCCGGCCTGTATATTCGCCGCCGAAAAGTCAGAGACAACGCCACAGACCAGCCCGGCGATTACGTGGTATTGCAGGACGGTGAACCGCAGGTATGGCCGCAGGAAGATATCATTTTTATCAAGATGTACGACCCGCAGCAGCATATTTACGGGCTGCCCGACTATATCGGCGGCGTACACTCGGCATTGCTTAACAGTGAAGCCGTCATTTTCCGCCGCCGCTACTACCACAACGGCGCCCATACTGGCGGCATTCTCTATACACGCGATCCCAGCATGACGGATGAAATGGAAGAAGAAATTGAACAGCAGCTGCGTGACAGCAAAGGTATTGGCAACTTCTCCACTATTCTGGTGAACATTCCTGGCGGGGATGGGGACGCGATCAAGTTCATCGAAATGGGTGATATCTCTGCAAAAGATGAATTTGCCAACATCAAAAACATCAGTGCGCAGGACATTCTCAACGCGCATCGCTTTCCTGCTGGCCTGGCCGGAATTGTCCCGCAGAACACTGCCGGTCTGGGGGATGTTGAAAAGGCGGAAAGGATTTACAAGAAAAGCGAAATAGCGCCCATTCAGCGCCGGTTTATGACCGCTGTTAACAACGATCCCGAAATACCGGAGAGGCTGCACCTTAACTTTGATTTAAGTTACACAGAATCAACGGATAAGGATGCGGCATGA
- a CDS encoding DUF3850 domain-containing protein — protein MAVKIHTVKIAPKYLNAVVDGQKKAELRKNDRNYKAGDVLSLCEWKHGKYTGREWAAVITHVLPVNEIIANTDNWVVLSVRPLSPLEVLEYIISNGVSELFLSGVEYGR, from the coding sequence ATGGCAGTAAAAATTCATACGGTAAAAATCGCGCCCAAGTACCTTAACGCAGTAGTCGATGGTCAGAAAAAAGCAGAACTGCGTAAGAATGATCGTAACTATAAAGCCGGAGATGTTCTTTCGCTGTGCGAGTGGAAGCACGGGAAATACACCGGGCGAGAGTGGGCGGCCGTTATTACCCATGTTTTGCCGGTGAATGAAATCATTGCCAATACGGATAACTGGGTAGTGTTGTCTGTTCGGCCATTGTCCCCCCTTGAAGTGCTGGAATACATCATTTCTAACGGTGTATCAGAATTGTTTTTAAGTGGGGTTGAATATGGCCGTTAA